Genomic window (Vulpes lagopus strain Blue_001 chromosome 6, ASM1834538v1, whole genome shotgun sequence):
GAAGCAATCGTGCAGAAATTCGGAGCCCGAACTTTGGAGCCTACAGGAGCCTTTTCTTGAGCGGGCCTGTGGTCCCCACCCGTAAAATGCCGAACAGTGCGCGCTAAGTGGGCCCGACCCGGCGCTCAACGTGGCCTGTGACGGGAGCTCCTCCTTGGGTGGTTGGCTAGTGTGTAAATTTGCCACAATGAACAATTCTAACCTCGGCTGAACGGGTGGCTTCATCTTTTACTTCTCTGGGccttgtcattttaaaaaagtaaccatcttcagaatgggaaaagaatGGGTTAAGGCATCATTTCTAATACATTAAAAGTATGAGGGATCCGTCTTCTATAAATACTACCCTTattggggagagaaaaaaatagaacttggtAACTTTTCCTACGTGTGCTCGGTTATTAACTCAAATATGAAATCAGGATTTTCCTCATCCCATGTCATTTACTAGTGTTCATTTTGCTGTATCTCAGAAATCGACTTTAGTTACTTTCTACTTAAGACATGGAATATCATTCTTTGCCTTATATGGTTTTGTGCTAATTAGGTTAAATTGActacttaaaacagtgcctggcttcaaagaACTCATATTTGTTACTATCATCTTTAGCTCACTGAAAGGATTGGCCTTTTGGTTTCCCCATTACCTGGCACAGTTGCTTAGCCTGtaggaggtgctcagtaaatatttatccaTTGAATGAGATCTAGGGTTTCAGCATTTGCACTCTGGACTTTATTCAGTTTGAATGTGTTATCTGACCACCAGAACTTCCTGTCCTTTTGCCTAATTTTCAGGGTCTTCTCTGAATCCTGAAAACACTCCCTTCTAATCAGTGGATCCCCAGTTGGCTGACCTTCCACTTATCTGGAAGGAGCAGATAAAGGAATCTGTTACCCCTCCAAGTACCTTGTTatctcagaatattttatttttaaaacatgtggttatattttaaaataaaatcttgtctaTCTTCAAATGTAAGTACAAAGCATTTTAGGATacttatttcagaattttaagtATGTAATTTTAGCCTTGTAAAGCAATAGCTATCCTAATAAAAGGGGTAAGTGCCTAGGATTGGAAAACAGGCTGCCTAGATTCTAATCCTGGCTCCATTTCCTTAGCTGTGAGACATTTGCACAAATAATGCAACTTAACCTCTCCCAGTTTCAAATTCTTCTCTATAAAATGGCGACCAAGCTTACTCAAGTTTTGGAGACAGAAACTGCCCAACTTCTAGAACAGTACCTAGCCCACAGTAAGCTTTCAGTTCATTATTTGTAGCTACTGAAGACTATCTAGGCCACTTCTCAAACTGTGGTCTCTGAGCCAGCAGTATCAACACCATCTAGGAACTTACTAGGAATGCAAACTCCTGGGACCTACAGAAGTGTATCTCCTGAAtgaggagctgggggtggggcccactAGGTGTTTTTAATGCCAGAATCCAGTGAATCAACTGCATGCTcacatttgaaaaccactgacatAGACTGACTAGAATCCTACCAATCCTACCTTCTCAAAAaacaaaccccccccccaaaaaacctaaAGCAAATCcatactattaaaataattaagataccCTAAAGACCGAAAGTTACTCAATAGATGGCTTGAATGCACTTTCATAGAACTTTGAAACTGAAGGTCTTAGCTGTCACCTATCCTAGAAATGAAACATTCGTAACAGATTTCAGAGATAATCCTCAAattttggtctttttgttttgttttttagtttaccCCACTAAACCTTCTGGTTTTCCCTATAAAAATCACGGAAATATTAGTTTCTGTAATCCTGATTCCTACACTTAAGAAAAGCCAACAAAAAAGGTTTGTAAAGTCGTGAGCAAGGAgattttgaaggatattttggaAACCTCAGCCTGAGGCAGAAAAGCCTAACATCCCTATGGCTTATATGCCAAGAGGATACCACTGATcagttttagttatttttattagtaacTATTAGTTATTTCTGGTATACTGGTTACATCAACTCATTCTTGCTTTTATGATCTGAGCAATGGCTGGTTTTGTAAGATTAAGCAGTGAGGAAAAACAGCCAACTAAAGGGGCTACTTCAATTATTATAACCAGTCCCTGAATGAATATACTGCAAATACAGTATGTGTGAATTTGAACAATGCAACAAAATATATGTGGGAGGATCTTACCTAATAGGCTTCATTCTACCCCAAAGTTACCGAAGTCAGTCTACTAAAGAGTTTTTATAGAGActccattgttttcattttgttagatgtttttcttgttttgtaccAAGATAAAATATACAGCTTGATTTCCTGATAATCTTGTACTTCTATACTgacaaaaataccattttttcatCTTAGGGAGAATTAGTTATAAGCTAATGAAACAACTTTTTAACTAATATTACTAGTATAATTTACAAGCCCACTGAAGGCAAGCCTGTTCCAAATGTGTTTCATTTGGTTCTGTCCTCATATTTCAATTCTGTCTTCCTTAGAGCTTCTGGGTGCCTGAGTTTCTCCACCTATGAAATGAATACAGCCTTATCTGTCCCTGGAAAAGTGTGTCAAAAGGTTTTAAAGACAAGGCATTATTTGAAGgcaattcagttttattttaaaaatattagtattatGTTTCTTGCATAGAGCTGCTAAAAGCtagttttggggttttctttttgtttatgaGTTTTATTCTATGGATAGTGCAGATACCATTCTTAAAATCTAAATACATGCCCTGTGGTACGTGATTCAAGTGCAGACATCAGTAAGGACTCACATTCAGcttaacatatatacacatacagaaatCATTGTAGATTGTACATGTACATGGAttaatatgcatacatatttctTAGCTCCATTTACTGGGAGGGTCTTAGCAGCAGTGACACCTCAACAGCAATGAGCACACTCAGCACCCAGGTATTGGTTCCTAAGTTCCAACAGAAagcattctccaataaaaggaaccagtgCTCTTTGGAGAAGAGGCTGATTCTGGTGCTGGAAGCCTACAAGACAAGTCTAGAGTGACATCTCCTACTTTCTTGCCACAAAGTATGTAAGTGCTCAAAAATCAAAAGGATGGGGGCACATTACAGACACACAGGAGCCAAACTGACATAACTCCCAATAGCTGAgctagaacaatttgagcaataaaataaacattactcAAAGTCTGAAAGAGATAtacatgagtccatactgatataaataactgaataaatgggACGGATGAGGAGACAAATCTTTCTTACAGAAAAATTCCAAGAATCATATAAAGAAATTCCCCTTTCCAGCAGGTAGAACAGAATcttgcccaccccccaccttccacAGACTGATTTGGGGACTGGCTTCCAAGGAACAGAAGTATGGAAAGGGAAAAGTAGTAACTTGACAGTGGAGAAACCCAACAGACACTACCTTCACCAAGTGTTCGGAGTTACCATACCAAGTTGATTACATTCAACTACTGATATGATCTGGTGAGAAGAACCCTTCTTCACCTCTGTGgttttcttcctgaaaatatCCATAACCCAAGGTCAAATATGAAGGAAACACCAGACACGCCCAAAGTGAGGGGCATTCTACAATACACCTGACCagcactcctcaaaactgtcaagattATGAACAACAAGCCTGAGGAACCATCGTAGACCAGAGGCTTATCAGAGGCATGatgactaaatgcaatgtggtatcctAGATTggatcctggaaaagaaaaatgacattaatgGAAAAACCAGTACAATCCAAACGAAGTCTAGAGTTTAGTTAGTAATTACTGATGTTGGtttcttaataaatgtttcatgattatgtaaaatgttaacattaggggTAAGGCATATATAACAAGTCTATATTATCTtcgcaacttttctataaatctaaaattattccaagataaaaatcttaacataGAAAAAAAGCTTCTTTGGATCTTTGTGTAGAATTTGTGACCATGAACTAAAGATTTTATAGAATTCTAAGTCTGTCCTCTTGAGAGCCAATGCTGCCAAGAAAATCCATAAATTTATTATAAGTTTAAAGTTACCTGGTCAAGTATTTCAATGGCAAATATTGATAAAGATTAAATATGGACAATGGATTATAAAACTGTtacctttttaaaagtatcaatTAAGGGTTCCAAACATTTAAGTTAGAGCCCAGTTTGCTCAATTAGTCACAGGGATACACATTTCTCATCTCATAGAGGGCACATCCTTAGCAGAAAAGTTCCATCATCTCAGTTTGGAAAGGTATTAGGTCTTTAGCAATGATATCTATTTAAAGTTAGGAATGTAGCCCCTTCTCCagaacatatttttctcttttctcacttctGCCTGTAGTGACTTAAAAAGAACCACTTCTCCTGGAGCTGTCCTTCTCTGACATTTTCAAGCAGTTTATCTTAATAACTTTGGCTATATAAGCTACCCAAAAGCTATATGGTGCTTGGGATACAAGGCTAGGGAAAGCCCATAGCCAGCGGGAGGCAATGAGCAGTAGATGAATACAGCTGTGCTTTCCAAAGGGTGGAAAAGCTTTCAACACATATAGACATTTTCAGAGGCAGCTGAAGTCCTTCACGTGATTTGCTTCTAAACATCTACTAATAATTTTCAATGTAAATGAGAAATCTACAAAAGATAGTTCTTTGTATCTTGCTTTACCATCCCTTTTGACTCcacagttaaaaatttttaaaaaagtatcaagaataatatttattaagacaACTATTAGGAAAAGGTTTCAGACTTTTAAAGATATACCTGAATCTACTATGAGGACCAAGTGCTAGGAAATAAACACCAAAGCATAGTAGCATATAATGCTCTAATGTGTATGTGAAGTAACTTCTCATTTGTCTCGAGAAATCCATGTTTTCTTCAATTTAGGCAAAGGTTATAGCAAAATATGATATTTGTCATATGAATGATTCATAGAATGGGAGTGGCTTTTCTGAATTTTGTTCATATCACCTTACAAATACATCACGTAAAACCTATAGATCCTGGTTTTGCTCCCTAAGAGGCCACTAGCTGATGGTtccaattatattaaaaaagagagagagagacagacagacagacatagaaaCCTTGTCCTTATAACTAGTCTTATCATTAACAGAAGTGAGACTTATTCATATGTTTAACGGGCTCATCAAGCCCATTCCTCAACAGGAAAACAGCATAGAATGtgttaattaaaatagaaaaaaaaaaaaaaagtcagatccTTCCaggaataaatgtatatttaaatttttatagtaaACATACTTCTAAGTGAAGATTTCcccatatttccaaataagacagTGTTTAACATACCTTGTAATCAGTTTTACATTTGACCTCATTGTTTTGGTAAACACAGCTGTGAAAATTGAGTTACAGactccttttaaaatattctctcctTAACATGCACCTCTCTCTGAGATTGGTCAAGACAGTTTGGCACACTAAGGAACATTGTCCAGGAAGATCACTTTTCCCATCTTTTGCTTTAGTCTGAAGTTTTAATGtcaaaataaagtcttaaaataatcCTTTCACAAAAATAAGGCAGCTTTATACTGTAAAGCAGTAGTTCTATATTCTTCTGTCCTGTCACCAGCCATTAGCATCTTGTTCAGAGATCACTTTTTTCTTCGTAGCGACACCTACATGCAGCTCGTTGGCTGTCCAGATATGGCTTGCAGCCTAAATGTATAACACTGTCAAACAAGAGCTCCACTGTTGTTTCACATGCTGCAAAATAAGAAAGGGCTATTACTGCTGGGCAACTGAAAAGTACCGCTCTCTTTTCCCATAGATTACATGTCACAGCACGGTGTCAAGTACTCCCTTACTGGGCACGTAAACATCTGTTACATCAATGTCCTCTCAAACCTTTAAAGGCCAGAAGCACATATAGACAGACAATCAGTGTCAGTGTCTTGGGCACGTAtctacttttttgtttgcttgcaaCTGTtcaacccaatttttttttctactaggCAAACAAGTCTCTCTCAATAGCACTGATTAGTTCATCACtgttacttttccttttatttgaaaaaaacgCTAGAAAAGATTTTTAGGTGTAGaagaaataaaggttaaaaatagagaaaCTTCAGAACATTTAATTATGGTTGACGACTTCTATGAACTGATCATACATCATTTAAGATGCTTAAGATAAATGGACcccgctcttgctctctctttctcaatatcCCAATTTGGCTTGGGAAAGGAGACCTAGAAATCAAAAGTGTTTTTTCTCTAGCAgagtttaaaattgtttttaggaCTACAGAAAAGATAATGgatttacttttcttattctaaGACGCCTGTAACAGCCAGGTGAGATTATCTCCATACAATTCACTTACAGAGACACTGCACAGAGTAGCCTTTAGTCGTCTAAATACTTCTTGTTTCAAATACTCATGTTAAGGAAGAAACTATTCATTGCaaaatcctgccatttttaaagttctccaaaAGGCTGTGCCATTAAGGAACACAACCACCATAGAAGTGTAAAGGCTATAATTATTCAGTAGGGCACTGCAAGGAAACTGGCTTCATCATTTAGCCCGGTTAGTAGGTCCTTAGATCAGAAGACAGGAAATACATCCATGTACTATTCTGCTGCGCAACTAGTTTGCCTCAGCTGAAAGCATGCAAGGGGATTCAGAGGCTGGGAGTTCAAGCTGCACACCTGGAGCAGACACTTCTTCCTTGACAGTTATTATAGGAATTCAGAATCAGACCTATGACATTGTTTGGGGAATACTGTAGTAGACAGAACACAAGTTTTAGAATCAGAAGTATGCAACTTAGGACAAGTTACTTTTTGgaatctcagtttccttccttgaaaAATCAGTGTACCACTAACTACTTCTTTGGGTTTTTGTGAACATCAAGGAAAACATATCTAAAATATCTAGCATGGTATCTTATGAAAAATGCCTAAAAATGTTAGTTTCCTTTCTTGCATCTTCTCTTCTGATTTCAATGTATGATAAATACTTCAGCTTAACAGTGAAAAGATTTTGTAACTTTTAGTATTTGTACAGTGATTTgtatttccacaaatattttattgtattttgagGAGAATTCTATGAGATGGgtactattttataaatgagaacacTGAAACACCTTTACCTTTTGCTGACTTcactttttaggttttttttttttaagtattttatttatttattcatgagagacacagaaagaaaaagaggcagagacacaggcagagggagaagcaggctctccacagggagcctgatgtgggacttgatcccagggtcacgccctgggctgaaggtggagctaaactgctgagccacccgggctgcccttcactTTGTATCCCTACACTCTATGACTATATGTTAAATCCTGTAAGTCCTCCTAGCAAACCTGGGGGTGGTTCTAGGGACCCTCCTGACACAGATACATATGAAGAGACAAACCTCAAGTCTTCTAAAACTTCCCACTCTAAATCCTATGTGCTGTGTTCTTAAAATCACTGGATCCAGGATTTCCAACTTTAGGCTCTGGATCATTAGAGTCATTAGAGATACACTACAGGGCACAAGATCTTGGATGATTCTTCTCTGCCTCGCACATACCCTCTTCCCAAAGTCTCCTAAACACTTTTTGCTTCCATGACTATAAATCATTTAGGATTACAAAACCAATGACTCCTTATCTCAGGAAATTGAAAGGGCTGTGTCACAATAGATATAGTAATACACAGTGGAAGATTTCTAGTGGTAAACCCTGTACTAAAACATAAAGCAgtcaataaaattttacaaatagcATTGATCTCCATCTTGCTGGATCATCCTTACCCTGAACATGCTGAGCTAGTCCTAGTGTTTTCTGCACATCCCGGCAGATCTTAGAGAGGCAATACTGGAATTCCTCATCGCAGTCATTCTTGCTCTTGCCACAGGTCTCATAGCACCTGTCATGTTGGTTGCAGCACTTTGTCAGGGAAGGGATGCCAATATTAAGCTGAAAGAGGCATTTGGATGGATTATTGTTGATGAAATTCAAAACTCCTCTGCTGAAGTATTACATTCAAGTAGACTTAGAAATCAAGGATGATTACTGCCCATTACTCCCCCCACATGCACCCACTATGGCTCTCAGCTATGCCTCAAAACTCCCTATTTTGCAATATTCAGTTATCTGCCAGTAACAAATGTAACTTCCAATTGTCcaaaacacacttttaaaaacagaaaggtcAGGATAAGAGCAAAGATGGATTTTTggatatttcaaagtattttgtaCCTCTCcctctataaaatatattttatatgaaatatcacTGAAAACTTTTAAGCTTCTACAACTCACATTTTGTTATTGTAGTTCAATCTCTAAGTGTTTATCCACTCCCTAAAGATACTGTTCCTTCAAATCTACAGCTTATCTTTAACTGGTTTTAATAGCTTTATACGCAAAACCCTTGTGTCTAGGAAtcactcataaatatttttttcctgcaacAGTTGGTTCAGATTTAGCCTCACCTACCAAAAACCTCCACAGCTACCTTACTTAGCTTTgttttaatacagaaaatattatgCTTTATCTATACTTTTTCATCCTAAGTAGCATTAATTCTACACTTCAAACTTTTAAACCATGTGTGTTACAtgagaaaatatcttttcaaCAGTATTAACATCTacgagattaaaaaataaaacatgaattttattccatttagttTTGTTAGGACTTACTAAATGTGCTTTAGCTATAAAAGAGTATAATAAACCTAATTACCATTACAACAGGCAAAATTATTTGTAACCTTGAGAATATACTGACAGTCTTGCATTATTAAGAGTACTACCTggttggggtgcttgggtggctcagtcagttgagtgtccaactcttgattttggctcaggtcatgatttcagggtcaagctgtgcactgggctccacactcagcagggagtctgcttgagatctctcttccctctctctctgcccctccctatccctttatctctctctctctaataaacaaataaatctttaaaataaaaaaggaacactaGTGATCATAAAACttatcaaataagaaaataatatttacgTGAACACCAAACAGTGGAGAGCCACATCCATTCGGTGGGGAGGGTTTATAACCATAACGCGGGAAAGGCTTAGATCCTGTaaaatataaatggtatcataattaattttcaaatatgactTACAAACATGCAAAAAAGTCTATGATGTACTACTAGACTAGGcttggaaatatttaatatttgggtACTGACATAAgcgaatgtctttattttaagcCTATACCATGCAAAACATGTAAAAGCTACTCTGCACTTCAGGAGATTTCAGAGTTTATATGCCAGACTGGGTCCATATGTATGAAAGACAAATCCACCCTGTTTcccattttttgtttaaaaacttaTGGGGCAAGAACTGTATCTTCCCAACCTTCAGCCAATACTCCACTGCATGCAAACCTCCATAACCATTAACTAACCAGTTTATTCACAGAGCTTAACGCTAAGGAAGATAAGGTCATCCAATGAacatttaattactttaaaaccattttaagaCATTACAGGACCATACATTCTAGCCTGGACTCCAGCCaatcatttcacaaatatatttctttgtcaGCTAAGGAAAAAGGTGAGGAATAAACAAAGCATGGTGAGCCATATTACTCTGGTTCTATTTTCCCTAATAGCACCAATGGTTCAGTAACAATGAGAAAGATGACATCACAGCAATCTAGAATGCTGCAAAGTACTTCAAAAATAGCTCTCCTCATGAAATCTACAAATCGCTTCAACATCCCTAACAGTCATCTACTTTCCCATAATCCTCCTCCAGTATTAAGAAATAGCCTGTTCCATTGTAGAATGGCACTAACTGTtaaattctttccagttttcctatAAGCAATCCTCTACTCCTGGGGAACACACAATGAGCCAAGCCAATTACCTATTTACATGATAATCCTTCCAACATTTGGGACTACCCTTTATCTTCAATTCTAAAAGCAAAACATCCCTAATAACCTCCCCATAGTtgcttacttagaaaaaaaaaaaaaaggatccaccAACTTTCAACTATTATTTATTGCTATTAGACTTAAATAAAGTTTACCCTCCAAAAGTAAAATATGAGGAGAAAAAGCAACCCTTCCAGTAATCAACCATCAAAATAAGTAACCCACTCAAAGTAAGGATCTAAAAATGGCTTAAGTGAGTTGCTGAGATTCACATGCTTCAGTGAAGTAATAACAAGGTAGAGCCTAAAGAGAATATAAACTGATGAAGATATAAAGCTCTAGCCTGTTCTACCCAGTCTGAAGAACAGTATGTAGGAAGAGAATAGTTATAATGGATTGAGGAATGAGGAAGCCAATGACAGAAGTTGGTCTTGTTTCTCCAGCACTGTCCAAGAGTATGGTTGTTTCTGAGCCCTTTCATTCTTAAGAAAACTGTTTATGATTTGGCTTTCCACTTAAAAGGGCCTGGATATCTAACGGGCACCTCAAACTTAAGATGTACCTCCTGATATTCATCCCCAAACCTGTTCTAGCCATAGTTCCTTCTCAGATGAAACAACTCCAACATTATTGGTGCTCAGAAAAAAACCTTAGCCATCTTTGATGCTCTCATTTTCTTATATCCCACATCCATTTCCACAGCATGTCTTGTTGACTCTACCCtcaaaatattcagaatttaatCACTTCTTCCCACCGCAACTGCTACTAAACTGCTCCAAGCCACCATGGATTACTGCCATCCCTATCTCGGTTTCCCCACTCCACAGCACTGCCAGCCATGGTCTTTTTTCAACACTGAACCTGAGTGatcctattaaaattaaaatacgtTAAATAAAGACTTTTCTCTGCCAAAGCCATCTCCAATGGCTTCTCTTATTCAGGATAAAAGCCTAAATTCTTCCAATGTCTATTAACTTTATACAATCTGCACCCCCACACAACACACCATTACTTCTCTGATCTCATCTTCCTACTGTTCCTTCACTTCATTCCATCACATCTGGTCTCTTCGTTATTCCCAGACATGCCAAGTCTGCTCCTGCCTTAGTGCCACTGAACCTGCTGTTCTATGTGGATGCTCTTCCTCCCCAGTATCTACATAGTTATTCCTTCACCTTCTCAGCAATGCCTTCTCTGACCATACCATTCGTAGCATGCATAACCCTCAAAAATTTCATATTAGCctacttatttattatctgtctctccATACTGAAATATAAACTCTGTGAGGGCAGAAATTTCTGTGTTTCATACCTTTAAAGTCTAGAACAGTGCCCGGCATATGGTTAGGttctcaaaaattatttgttgatggatgaatgaattaatgaatgagtagGTGACTTGGAAGGCAAATCCCCATGGCAGTTCTAATACTCATTATAAATAAACTGGTACTGCTGCTTATCCCTCAGTCTCCTT
Coding sequences:
- the PLA2G12A gene encoding group XIIA secretory phospholipase A2; the protein is MALLPRPALALLLLLFLPAAALCQEQAQTTDWRATLKTIRNGVHKIDTYLNAALDLLGGEDGLCQYKCSDGSKPFPRYGYKPSPPNGCGSPLFGVHLNIGIPSLTKCCNQHDRCYETCGKSKNDCDEEFQYCLSKICRDVQKTLGLAQHVQACETTVELLFDSVIHLGCKPYLDSQRAACRCRYEEKSDL